Proteins from a single region of Rhodospirillales bacterium:
- a CDS encoding thioesterase family protein has protein sequence MNDFAAYREPVRAEWVDYNGHMNVAYYVLVFDHATDAVLDQLGLGESYRSDTGCSVFVGEMHVTYRREVLLGDEMIVSSRVMAHDAKRVVLYHQMACPRVGDGVAGNEVLCVHVDLATRRTAPWPATHLTRLAAAVAGQAHQPRPGGGGGAINLLGRKRP, from the coding sequence ATGAACGACTTCGCCGCTTATCGCGAGCCGGTCCGCGCCGAGTGGGTCGATTACAATGGCCACATGAACGTCGCCTATTACGTGCTGGTGTTCGATCATGCGACCGATGCGGTGCTCGATCAGCTCGGCCTGGGCGAATCGTACCGGAGCGATACGGGCTGCTCCGTCTTCGTCGGGGAGATGCACGTCACCTACCGCCGGGAGGTCCTGCTCGGCGATGAGATGATCGTGTCAAGCCGGGTGATGGCGCACGATGCCAAGCGCGTGGTTCTATATCACCAGATGGCCTGCCCACGCGTCGGCGACGGCGTTGCCGGCAACGAGGTGCTGTGCGTTCACGTCGATCTCGCGACCCGCCGTACCGCTCCCTGGCCCGCGACGCACCTGACGCGCCTTGCCGCCGCCGTTGCCGGCCAAGCGCACCAGCCACGACCGGGGGGCGGCGGGGGTGCAATCAACCTTCTCGGCCGGAAGCGGCCGTGA
- the phoU gene encoding phosphate signaling complex protein PhoU produces MTSEHIVKSFDDQLKRLENLIAEMGGLAEVQLAKAIDAMSKRDLERAARITADDQRIDDLELLVDQEAVAMLALRQPMAKDLREIIGALKTAGMLERVGDYAKNVAKRTAALVEMPPVPSAQTVVRLGKLAQEMIKDVLDAYIARDLEKAELVRQRDKELDALHTSIFRELLTYMMEDPRNITACTHLLFIAKNIERVGDHATNIAEVVGFLVHGRAPSDERPKDDVTSFTVL; encoded by the coding sequence ATGACGTCCGAGCACATCGTCAAGTCGTTCGATGATCAGTTGAAGCGGCTGGAAAACCTGATTGCCGAGATGGGCGGCCTCGCCGAGGTTCAGCTTGCCAAGGCGATCGACGCGATGAGCAAGCGGGATCTCGAACGCGCCGCCCGCATCACCGCCGATGACCAGCGGATCGACGATCTGGAGCTCCTCGTCGACCAGGAGGCGGTTGCGATGCTGGCGCTGCGTCAGCCGATGGCCAAGGACCTGCGCGAGATCATCGGCGCGCTGAAGACCGCGGGCATGCTCGAGCGCGTCGGTGACTACGCGAAAAACGTCGCCAAACGTACCGCGGCACTGGTCGAGATGCCGCCGGTGCCGTCGGCGCAAACGGTCGTGCGGCTTGGCAAGCTGGCGCAGGAGATGATCAAGGATGTGCTTGATGCCTACATCGCCCGCGATCTGGAAAAGGCGGAACTGGTACGGCAGCGCGATAAGGAGTTGGACGCTCTGCATACCAGCATATTTCGTGAGTTACTGACGTATATGATGGAGGACCCGCGCAACATAACCGCGTGTACCCATCTATTGTTCATCGCTAAAAATATAGAGCGCGTCGGTGATCATGCGACAAACATTGCAGAAGTCGTCGGTTTTCTTGTGCATGGACGGGCACCATCAGACGAAAGGCCGAAAGACGATGTCACAAGTTTTACTGTACTGTAG
- a CDS encoding SUMF1/EgtB/PvdO family nonheme iron enzyme → MFSRSLVAGLLLVQGVALAPIAFAQQTQPWPERLYNPHPVVDDLILPMPCGGAMAFRRIDVSADGVLGDRKITLGGSEERFAYAENSRADYIVGGFTDKKKPDIRSYYLGKYEVTALQFDALGTQCPKVNDDGRFPKVGLTWAEAVGFAENYGAWLVRNVLAKLPAEDGSPGFVRLPTEAEWEFAARGGLAVSESVFVAPVFPMPEGAARYVWYQGTESANNELNVIGLLKPNPLGLYDMLGNVGEFVLDPFRLNKLSRLHGQAGGATVKGGDYRTPLEDIRSAAREEFVPLDKQGERRAETTGLRLALAAPSLPSTRRLGAIRAAWEDLPKTAESPLAAPQDDPVKEVDVLAKAVEDPVLRQRVQNLATVIKANIQTRNEQRDRAALSGIRVGAYLAKKLGEDTRIIAFRENQIKALSGVSDAVRDSIKKQLDADRAALDFNLSYYIDTITQLTSEYPEVVLAPQAQILKREFEARKLEPMLPYVDTFMKQEIRLRKDGKLDRKAILSEIPA, encoded by the coding sequence ATGTTTAGCCGGAGTCTTGTCGCGGGCCTGCTGCTCGTGCAAGGGGTCGCGCTCGCCCCGATCGCGTTCGCCCAACAGACCCAGCCGTGGCCGGAGAGGCTGTATAATCCGCATCCGGTGGTGGACGACCTGATCCTGCCGATGCCGTGCGGCGGCGCCATGGCCTTCCGCCGCATCGACGTCTCTGCCGACGGCGTCCTCGGCGATCGCAAGATCACCCTCGGCGGTAGCGAGGAGCGGTTTGCCTACGCCGAGAACAGCCGGGCCGATTACATCGTCGGGGGCTTCACCGACAAGAAAAAGCCGGACATCCGCTCATACTACCTCGGCAAATACGAGGTCACGGCGCTGCAGTTCGATGCGTTGGGGACGCAGTGCCCGAAGGTGAACGATGACGGCCGTTTTCCCAAGGTCGGCCTGACGTGGGCGGAAGCGGTCGGATTCGCCGAAAATTATGGTGCCTGGCTCGTGCGCAACGTCCTCGCCAAGTTGCCGGCCGAGGACGGCAGCCCGGGATTCGTGCGCCTGCCGACGGAAGCCGAATGGGAGTTCGCCGCCCGCGGTGGCCTAGCGGTGTCCGAATCGGTGTTTGTCGCGCCGGTCTTTCCGATGCCGGAGGGGGCGGCGCGCTACGTCTGGTATCAGGGCACGGAGTCGGCCAATAACGAGCTCAACGTCATCGGCCTGCTCAAGCCCAACCCGCTCGGCCTTTACGACATGCTCGGTAACGTCGGTGAATTTGTCCTCGATCCGTTTCGGCTGAACAAGCTCTCGCGGCTCCACGGTCAAGCCGGCGGCGCCACGGTCAAGGGCGGTGATTACCGCACCCCGCTCGAGGACATCCGCTCCGCCGCGCGCGAAGAGTTCGTGCCGCTCGACAAGCAGGGCGAGCGGCGCGCAGAGACGACGGGACTGCGGCTGGCGCTAGCCGCGCCGAGCCTGCCCAGCACCCGGCGTCTGGGCGCCATCCGCGCGGCCTGGGAAGACCTGCCGAAGACCGCCGAGTCGCCGCTCGCCGCGCCGCAGGACGACCCGGTCAAAGAGGTCGACGTACTGGCCAAGGCGGTTGAAGATCCGGTATTGCGCCAGCGCGTGCAAAATCTCGCAACGGTAATCAAGGCCAACATCCAGACCCGCAACGAGCAGCGTGACCGGGCGGCGTTGAGCGGCATCCGCGTCGGCGCCTATCTCGCCAAGAAGCTGGGCGAGGACACGCGGATCATCGCGTTTCGCGAAAACCAGATCAAGGCGCTGAGTGGGGTCAGCGATGCGGTGCGCGACAGCATCAAAAAGCAGCTGGATGCTGATAGGGCCGCGCTCGACTTCAACCTGTCATATTATATCGATACGATAACCCAACTGACCTCCGAATATCCCGAGGTGGTGCTCGCCCCGCAGGCGCAGATTCTCAAGCGCGAGTTCGAGGCGAGAAAGCTGGAGCCGATGCTGCCGTACGTCGATACCTTCATGAAACAGGAAATACGGCTTCGCAAGGATGGCAAGCTCGATCGTAAGGCGATCCTGAGCGAGATCCCGGCGTGA
- a CDS encoding phosphate ABC transporter ATP-binding protein — protein sequence MQKMAMQPATLAIPAAGTVKFHTDKVCVFYGGKQALDNISLDIYRNEVTALIGPSGCGKSTYLRCLNRMNDIIDGCRITGSILLDGENVYAPQMDPVHLRARVGMVFQKPNPFPKSIFENVAYGPRIHGLASDRRDLEQIVQTSLERAGLWKEVQDRLNQPGIGLSGGQQQRLCIARAIAVQPEVILMDEPCSALDPIATARIEELIDELRQNYTIIIVTHSMQQAARVSQRTGFFHMGVLVETGLTEMIFTNPDDKRTQDYITGRFG from the coding sequence ATGCAAAAAATGGCAATGCAGCCCGCGACCCTGGCAATACCGGCGGCAGGCACGGTGAAATTCCACACCGACAAGGTCTGTGTTTTTTACGGCGGCAAACAGGCACTCGACAACATCAGCCTCGATATCTATCGCAACGAGGTCACGGCGCTGATTGGTCCCTCGGGCTGCGGCAAGTCGACCTATCTCAGATGTCTCAACCGCATGAATGACATCATCGATGGCTGCCGCATCACCGGGAGCATCCTGCTCGACGGCGAGAACGTTTACGCGCCGCAGATGGACCCCGTTCACCTGCGCGCCCGTGTCGGCATGGTTTTCCAAAAACCCAATCCGTTTCCGAAATCGATCTTCGAGAACGTCGCCTACGGTCCGCGCATCCACGGACTTGCCAGCGACAGACGCGATCTCGAGCAGATTGTTCAGACCAGCCTGGAGCGGGCGGGGCTGTGGAAGGAAGTGCAGGATCGGCTGAATCAGCCGGGAATCGGCCTTTCCGGCGGCCAGCAGCAGCGGCTTTGCATCGCCCGCGCGATCGCGGTTCAGCCTGAAGTAATCCTGATGGACGAGCCGTGTTCGGCGCTTGATCCGATCGCCACCGCGCGGATCGAAGAACTGATCGACGAATTGCGGCAGAACTACACGATCATCATCGTTACCCACTCGATGCAGCAGGCGGCGCGTGTCTCACAGCGCACCGGCTTTTTCCATATGGGTGTTCTGGTGGAGACCGGCTTGACCGAGATGATCTTCACCAATCCCGACGACAAAAGAACACAGGACTACATCACCGGGCGTTTTGGCTAG
- a CDS encoding PstS family phosphate ABC transporter substrate-binding protein — MIGKTLALTLLGSLIVAGTAQARDQIRVVGSSTVYPFSTRVAEEFGRTTNFKTPVIESTGTGGGFKLFCEGVGIDTPDISNASRAIKASEIELCAKNGVKEITQVMIGYDGIVVANSKASPQMNITLEQLYRALAKDVPDGKGGIIANPNKTWSDVDPSLPNIAIEVLGPPPTSGTRDAFAELAMEGGCDKIPAIVALKKTDEAKHKAICQGVREDGAYIEAGENDVLIVRKLEANKNAFGIFGYSFLEQNQDKIQGSLINGVDDDYNNISTGKYPISRSLYFYVKKAHVGVVPGIKEYIAEFTSEKAWGPDGYLAEKGLIALPAAEAKAAREQAMALVSNVGM, encoded by the coding sequence ATGATCGGAAAAACGTTGGCCTTAACGCTTCTGGGAAGCCTGATCGTGGCGGGCACGGCGCAGGCGCGCGATCAGATTCGCGTCGTTGGCTCGTCCACGGTCTACCCGTTTTCGACCCGTGTCGCCGAAGAGTTTGGCCGGACGACCAACTTCAAGACCCCGGTCATCGAAAGCACCGGCACGGGGGGCGGCTTCAAGTTGTTCTGTGAAGGTGTTGGTATCGACACGCCGGACATCAGCAACGCGTCACGGGCGATCAAAGCCTCCGAAATCGAGCTTTGCGCCAAGAACGGCGTGAAGGAGATCACCCAGGTGATGATTGGCTACGACGGCATCGTCGTCGCCAACTCGAAGGCTTCGCCGCAGATGAACATCACCCTCGAACAGCTCTATCGGGCTCTGGCCAAGGATGTTCCCGACGGCAAAGGCGGCATCATCGCCAACCCGAACAAGACGTGGAGTGATGTCGATCCGTCACTGCCGAACATCGCGATCGAAGTGCTCGGCCCCCCGCCGACGTCCGGTACGCGCGATGCCTTCGCCGAGTTGGCGATGGAGGGGGGGTGCGACAAGATCCCGGCGATCGTGGCATTGAAGAAGACGGATGAGGCCAAGCATAAGGCCATATGCCAGGGTGTTCGTGAAGACGGCGCCTACATCGAGGCAGGCGAAAATGACGTGCTTATCGTCCGCAAGCTGGAAGCTAATAAGAACGCCTTCGGGATCTTCGGCTATAGCTTCCTTGAACAGAACCAGGATAAGATCCAAGGAAGTCTGATTAACGGCGTCGACGACGACTACAACAACATTTCCACGGGAAAATATCCTATTTCCCGCTCGCTTTACTTCTATGTCAAGAAGGCACATGTCGGCGTTGTTCCAGGCATTAAGGAGTATATTGCCGAGTTCACCAGCGAGAAAGCCTGGGGGCCAGACGGTTATCTGGCCGAGAAAGGCCTCATCGCGCTGCCGGCGGCAGAGGCGAAGGCGGCACGCGAACAGGCGATGGCGTTGGTCAGCAACGTCGGCATGTAG
- the pstA gene encoding phosphate ABC transporter permease PstA, with amino-acid sequence MINNVARPTFIRSRADARDVSQVISAGLARRYAAERRFRLYGLCAIVFATLCLVVLLWTIIRTAIPAFTQTMIDLDVTLYPQDIDPDGARDDGVLSRADYQKLIRQSLEDLFPGVTDRQERRELFALISPGATYALRDKVLADPALIGQRVRVTVPLSDDLDQFAKGQIARATAQNGSRVSDRQIDWFHRLEQRGLIERVFNRTLFTAGDSRSPELAGVWGALVGTFWTMLITIAIAFPLAVGAAIYLEEFAPKNAWTAIVEVNINNLAAVPSIVFGLLGLAVFLGVFGLPRSSPLVGGMVLSLMTMPIIIIASRAALKAVPPSMREAALGVGASKMQTVFHHVVPLAMPGMLTGTILGMAHALGETAPLLMIGMVAFIADIPQGPLDAATVMPVQIYLWSDAPERAFVERSSAAILVLLAFLIAMTLVAVVLRKRFERKW; translated from the coding sequence ATGATTAACAACGTCGCGCGACCAACGTTCATCCGTTCGCGCGCTGACGCGCGCGATGTATCGCAGGTGATTTCGGCCGGCCTTGCCCGACGCTACGCCGCCGAACGCAGATTTCGCCTCTACGGGCTCTGCGCGATCGTCTTCGCCACTCTTTGCCTTGTGGTGCTGCTGTGGACGATCATTCGGACGGCAATTCCCGCGTTCACCCAGACAATGATCGATCTGGACGTGACCCTCTACCCACAGGACATCGATCCCGACGGCGCGCGGGACGATGGCGTGCTCTCGCGTGCGGACTACCAGAAGCTGATTCGTCAATCGCTCGAAGACTTGTTTCCGGGCGTCACCGATCGACAGGAGCGGCGCGAGTTGTTCGCGCTGATCAGTCCTGGCGCGACCTACGCCTTGCGCGATAAGGTGCTCGCGGATCCGGCGTTAATCGGCCAGCGAGTCCGGGTAACCGTGCCCCTGTCCGATGATCTTGACCAGTTCGCCAAGGGACAGATTGCCCGGGCAACGGCACAAAACGGTAGCCGCGTGTCGGACCGGCAGATCGACTGGTTTCATCGCCTTGAACAGCGCGGACTGATCGAGCGCGTTTTCAATCGCACATTGTTCACCGCCGGCGATTCCCGCTCACCCGAACTCGCCGGCGTATGGGGCGCCCTCGTCGGCACATTTTGGACGATGCTGATCACTATCGCCATCGCCTTTCCGCTTGCCGTTGGCGCGGCGATTTATCTGGAGGAATTCGCGCCGAAGAACGCGTGGACGGCGATTGTCGAAGTCAACATCAACAACCTTGCCGCCGTGCCGTCGATCGTATTCGGCCTGCTCGGCCTTGCCGTCTTTCTCGGCGTTTTCGGTCTGCCCCGCTCATCGCCCCTGGTTGGCGGCATGGTGCTCTCGCTGATGACCATGCCGATCATCATCATCGCCAGCCGCGCCGCTTTGAAAGCGGTGCCGCCGTCGATGCGCGAGGCGGCGCTCGGCGTCGGCGCATCGAAGATGCAAACGGTCTTCCATCACGTGGTGCCACTGGCGATGCCGGGCATGCTGACCGGGACAATTCTCGGGATGGCACACGCATTGGGCGAGACGGCGCCGCTGCTGATGATCGGCATGGTCGCCTTCATCGCCGACATCCCGCAAGGACCGCTCGATGCAGCGACGGTGATGCCGGTCCAGATCTATCTGTGGTCGGATGCGCCGGAGCGCGCCTTTGTCGAGCGATCATCGGCGGCGATCCTCGTCCTGCTGGCGTTTCTGATCGCCATGACCCTCGTTGCCGTGGTCTTGCGCAAGCGATTCGAGCGAAAGTGGTGA
- the pstC gene encoding phosphate ABC transporter permease subunit PstC produces MQFAILMATLLVLTAIGFYLGRARAVDVGRRGYERLHSRPHYYGYYVAVWCGLPALLVLLVWLIAEPQIVHAVVMASLPDADRALPPERLGLLFNDIRNVASGNIAGSAAGTDLQAAADYYARISAMSRTGMFVLVLVASVSGLVFARARIVPRLRARNAVEAVIKVLLVACSIVAILTTIGIVLSLVFEAVRFFMRVSPLAFLFGLEWSPQIAMRADQVGAGGSFGVVPLMAGTMLIATIAMAVAMPVGLMSAIYMAEYAPPRLRAVVKPMLEVLAGIPTVVYGFFAALTVAPFLRNLGAGFDLSISSESALAAGVVMGVMIIPFVSSLSDDVITAVPRSLREGSYGLGATRSETICRVILPAALPGIIGGFLLAISRAIGETMIVVMAAGLAANLTANPFEAVTTVTVQIVTLLIGDQEFDSPKTLAAFALGLVLFISTLCLNIVALRIVARYRELYD; encoded by the coding sequence ATGCAGTTCGCAATCCTGATGGCGACGCTTCTCGTCCTGACCGCCATCGGGTTTTACCTCGGCCGGGCGCGGGCGGTGGATGTCGGACGCCGCGGATACGAGCGGCTGCACTCGCGCCCTCACTACTACGGCTACTATGTCGCCGTGTGGTGCGGTCTCCCGGCGCTGCTCGTGTTGCTGGTCTGGCTGATCGCTGAACCGCAGATCGTCCATGCCGTCGTCATGGCCAGCCTTCCGGACGCGGACCGGGCGCTACCGCCGGAGCGACTCGGCCTGCTGTTCAACGACATCCGCAACGTTGCGAGCGGCAATATTGCCGGCAGCGCCGCCGGTACCGATCTGCAGGCGGCGGCCGATTATTACGCGCGGATCAGCGCCATGAGTAGGACGGGGATGTTCGTGCTGGTGCTGGTCGCCTCGGTCTCAGGGCTCGTCTTCGCCCGTGCTCGCATTGTGCCGCGTCTGCGCGCGCGCAATGCCGTCGAAGCGGTGATCAAGGTCCTGCTGGTTGCCTGTTCGATCGTCGCCATCCTCACCACCATCGGCATCGTGCTGTCGCTGGTGTTTGAAGCCGTCCGCTTCTTCATGCGCGTATCGCCGCTCGCATTCCTGTTCGGGCTGGAATGGAGCCCGCAGATCGCGATGCGCGCCGATCAGGTGGGCGCCGGCGGCAGCTTCGGCGTCGTCCCGTTAATGGCCGGCACAATGCTCATCGCCACCATCGCCATGGCGGTCGCCATGCCGGTCGGTCTGATGTCGGCCATCTATATGGCGGAATACGCGCCTCCGCGCTTGCGCGCGGTGGTCAAGCCGATGCTGGAAGTTCTTGCGGGAATTCCGACGGTGGTCTACGGCTTCTTCGCGGCGCTGACGGTCGCGCCCTTTTTGCGCAACCTCGGTGCCGGGTTCGATCTGTCGATCTCGTCGGAGAGCGCGCTTGCCGCCGGCGTCGTCATGGGGGTGATGATTATCCCCTTCGTCTCGTCGCTGTCGGACGACGTCATCACCGCCGTGCCGCGGTCGCTGCGCGAAGGCTCGTACGGGCTTGGAGCAACGCGCTCGGAAACCATTTGCCGTGTCATTCTGCCGGCGGCCCTGCCCGGGATCATTGGCGGTTTTCTACTGGCGATCTCGCGGGCGATCGGCGAGACGATGATCGTCGTTATGGCCGCCGGTCTCGCGGCCAATCTCACCGCCAATCCGTTCGAGGCAGTAACCACCGTGACCGTACAGATCGTCACGCTGCTCATCGGCGATCAGGAATTCGACAGCCCGAAGACGCTTGCCGCCTTCGCTCTCGGCCTCGTGCTGTTCATTTCCACGCTGTGCCTGAACATCGTCGCCCTGCGCATCGTTGCCCGGTATCGAGAACTCTATGATTAA